In Fusarium oxysporum f. sp. lycopersici 4287 chromosome 4, whole genome shotgun sequence, a genomic segment contains:
- a CDS encoding CDC7 protein kinase, whose protein sequence is MSAVVHQHVEEHFDIHEDLRTEDTEMMAEEERTEEAAPIDEDEHVQSFQQAHQQQHMQQMQHQQQHAHRQPQQPQEEPQEEEEEEEEEESEDEAVDRTVQADMDKLQNDFPGFRNRYRLIKRIGEGTFSTVYKAEDIMYDHYDNSWDYEDDSSKWTPPPTATDSPVSHRPRRKARYVAIKKIYVTSSPSRILNELELLHDLRQCPSVCPLITAFRETDQVVAILPYFRHGDFRTYFRDLTITEISVYLRELFTALKSVHDHKILHRDIKPTNFLYDPGTQRGVLVDFGLAEREGSDAKPCLCHESREVRKHRQTNSVWAQNAATPQAGYPKSDTRSSRRANRAGTRGFRAPEVLFKCTEQTTSIDIWSAGVILLTILSKRFPFFNSADDVEAMIEIATIFGTKRMKAAGLLHGCVFETSIPTVGQGGFSMEKIIMWSTCRGEEKPLTGEEKLAINFLEWCMELDPGRRITAAEALNHDFLLLGEIEVERQENEQAMAEH, encoded by the exons ATGAGCGCCGTGGTTCATCAGCATGTCGAAGAGCACTTCGATATCCATGAGGATTTGAGGACGGAGGATACGGAGATGATGGCGGAGGAAGAGCGCACTGAAGAAGCAGCTCCAATAGATGAAGACGAACACGTTCAGTCATTCCAGCAGGcgcatcaacaacagcacatgcagcaaatgcaacaccaacaacaacacgCCCATCGCCAGCCGCAACAGCCCCAAGAGGAGCCccaggaagaggaagaagaagaagaggaggaggaatctgaagacgaagctgtTGACCGAACCGTCCAAGCAGACATGGACAAGTTACAGAATGACTTTCCTGGTTTTCGCAATCGGTATCGGTTGATCAAGCGAATCGGTGAAG GAACCTTCTCTACCGTTTACAAAGCCGAGGATATCATGTACGACCACTACGACAACAGCTGGGACTATGAAGACGACTCGTCAAAATGGACACCACCACCCACAGCAACCGACAGTCCTGTGTCTCACCGTCCGCGTCGCAAGGCACGTTACGTCGCCATCAAGAAAATCTACGTCACCTCAAGTCCCTCGCGAATTCTCAACGAGCTTGAACTACTCCACGATCTACGTCAATGTCCCTCCGTCTGTCCTCTCATCACCGCATTCCGCGAAACCGACCAGGTCGTGGCTATTCTGCCTTACTTTCGGCACGGAGACTTCCGCACGTACTTTCGCGACTTAACTATTACAGAGATCTCTGTTTACCTTAGAGAACTCTTCACCGCCCTGAAAAGTGTTCATGATCACAAGATTCTCCACCGAGACATCAAGCCTACCAATTTCCTGTACGACCCAGGTACACAGCGCGGTGTTCTTGTCGATTTTGGTCTTGCCGAGAGGGAAGGGTCTGATGCCAAGCCTTGTCTTTGCCATGAGTCCCGAGAGGTCCGAAAGCATCGCCAAACAAATTCAGTCTGGGCGCAGAATGCTGCGACTCCTCAAGCAGGATATCCTAAATCTGACACACGATCATCGCGACGTGCCAATCGTGCTGGAACCAGAGGTTTCCGTGCTCCTGAGGTTCTCTTCAAGTGCACGGAGCAGACTACATCCATTGATATCTGGTCTGCAGGCGTTATTCTTCTTACCATTCTGTCTAAACGCTTCCCATTTTTCAACTCGGCCGACGACGTTGAAGCCATGATTGAGATAGCGACTATCTTTGGCACTAAACGCATGAAGGCTGCAGGTTTACTTCATGGATGCGTCTTCGAGACCAGCATTCCCACTGTTGGTCAAGGAGGCTTCTCGATGGAGAAAATCATCATGTGGAGTACATGCAGAGGCGAGGAAAAACCTCTGACAGGAGAGGAAAAGCTGGCCATCAACTTCCTAGAATGGTGTATGGAGTTAGACCCTGGCAGGAGAATAACGGCTGCGGAAGCACTGAACCACGATTTTCTTCTCTTGGGCGAGATTGAGGTCGAGAGGCAAGAGAACGAGCAGGCAATGGCGGAGCATTGA
- a CDS encoding 60S ribosomal protein L27a: MPTRTSKTRKHRGHVSAGKGRVGKHRKHPGGRGLAGGQHHHRTNMDKYHPGYFGKVGMRYFHKQPNHFWKPIINLDKLWSLVPQETRDAYVSGEKKDTVPVLDLLPLGYSKVLGKGRLPEIPLVVRARWVSRLAEQKIKQAGGVVELVA; the protein is encoded by the exons ATGCCTACCCGTACTTCAAAGACCCGCAAGCA CCGCGGTCACGTTTCCGCCGGTAAGGGACGTGTCGGAAAGCACCGCAAGCACCCCGGTGGTCGTGGTCTTGCTGGTGGtcagcaccaccaccgtaccaacatggacaag TACCATCCCGGTTACTTCGGTAAGGTTGGTATGCGATACTTCCACAAGCAGCCCAACCACTTCTGGAAgcccatcatcaacctcgacaagcTGTGGTCTCTCGTCCCCCAGGAGACCCGTGACGCCTACGTCTCcggcgagaagaaggacacCGTCCCCGTCCTCGACCTCCTCCCCCTCGGCTACTCCAAGGTTCTCGGCAAGGGCCGTCTCCCCGAGATCCCTCTGGTCGTCCGCGCCCGCTGGGTCAGCCGCCTTGCTGAGCAGAAGATCAAGCAGGCCGGTGGTGTCGTCGAGCTTGTCGCTTAA
- a CDS encoding chromosome transmission fidelity protein 1, producing MAQFEVDEVTQDLEKMDFHHPYTPYDVQEQFMKAVYDVLETGNGQVGILESPTGTGKSLSLICASLSWLRNHKSNQFEASIQESAEAYKDEPSWLVEQLLRRKREELVTRWEEREKRLETLRLREKAQEERARKRRRVEDYVPSKSRVEDEDAEWLLDDPDDRDAGPQDALSGLSKETREVLASIGLGGAKKPEEEDDLLEEEIKIYYTSRTHSQLSQFITELRRPSFPPSLPTSLAKSEETKTEAVKLLPLSSRQRLCINPTVSRLGSVQAINDRCSELQQPKSGQKCPFVPKEDLLSQTHQFRDSALATLPDIEDLHQLGKSLSVCPYYASRTALPGAEIITLPYPLLLQKSARDALGVKLEGSVVIIDEAHNIMDAVANVHAAEIKLSDLRRGRAMLGVYVKKFGKKLKGVNRVNIGRVGRVIDGLSEWMDGALKFKQEHGIVDPNDLTRPKGIDQINMFELIQYIQESKLAFKIESYISHVESEDTNSKTPRSSSPVLHTLVSFLIAFTNLSSEGRIFYQKIKGLAPDIQLSYLLLSPTYAFSSIASSARAVVLAGGTMSPFDDYKDHLFPSLEPEKITTLSCGHVIPPENLCVWTLASSRPGAPPFEFSFQKRGDTEMITQLGLAILNLCSLVPDGVVIFFPSYGYLDEVVTVWQKSQGNAQPTWDRLASRKALFKESRGASSDEVLQEYSDAILGEKSNGKGALLLSVVGGKMSEGINFSDRLGRCVIVIGLPYPNIASPDWKAKIEYIETTTQNNLTAQGVAKEEAISKGKQTARDFYENACMRAVNQSIGRAIRHRGDYAAIVLVDRRYGTERIRGKLPGWIRGGLVKDSHEKGLGGLMGAVGGFFRGKKSKSQNQ from the exons ATGGCACAATTTGAAGTGGATGAAGTCACGCAAGATCTTGAAAAGATGGATTTCCACCACCCGTATACACCTTATGATGTTCAAGAGCAGTTCATGAAGGCTGTTTACGATGTTTTGGAGACTGGTAATGGGCAAGTTGGCATTTTGGAGAGCCCGACTGGTACA GGGAAGTCACTTTCACTGATCTGCGCCTCACTATCATGGCTTCGCAACCACAAATCGAATCAATTCGAAGCATCAATCCAAGAATCCGCAGAAGCTTACAAAGACGAACCATCATGGCTCGTTGAGCAACTTCTCCGTCGCAAGCGCGAAGAACTCGTCACCCGCTGGGAAGAGCGAGAGAAGCGTCTTGAGACCCTTCGCCTTAGGGAAAAGGCACAAGAAGAACGCGCCCGTAAGCGTCGGCGAGTAGAGGACTACGTACCCAGTAAATCGCGCgtagaagatgaagatgccgaGTGGTTGCTTGATGATCCTGATGATCGCGATGCTGGGCCTCAAGATGCCCTGTCCGGATTGAGTAAGGAGACGAGAGAAGTTCTTGCAAGCATTGGTTTGGGAGGGGCGAAGAagcctgaagaggaagatgatcTTTTGGAGGAGGAAATCAAG ATCTATTACACGTCAAGAACACATTCTCAACTTTCGCAATTCATCACCGAACTTCGTCGCCCCTCATTTCCACCTTCACTGCCAACGTCACTCGCCAAGAGCGAAGAGACGAAGACAGAAGCAGTAAAGCTTCTACCATTATCATCTCGACAGAGATTATGCATCAATCCCACTGTCTCACGCCTTGGGTCCGTACAGGCCATCAACGACCGGTGCTCAGAACTCCAACAGCCAAAGTCAGGACAGAAATGTCCCTTCGTGCCCAAAGAAGATCTGCTCTCGCAGACACACCAATTCCGCGACTCGGCTTTGGCCACACTGCCGGATATTGAAGACCTTCATCAACTGGGCAAATCACTGTCTGTTTGTCCCTACTACGCATCGAGAACTGCTCTACCAGGCGCTGAGATCATCACACTTCCATATCCTCTGCTATTACAGAAGAGTGCCAGAGATGCTCTTGGCGTGAAGCTGGAAGGCAGTGTTGTCATTATTGATGAGGCGCATAATATCATGGATGCGGTGGCAAATGTGCACGCAGCTGAGATCAAGTTGAGTGACCTGCGAAGAGGACGAGCCATGTTGGGCGTTTACGTTAAGAAGTTTGGCAAGAAACTCAAAGGTGTCAATCGAGTCAATATTGGGAGAGTAGGAAGGGTCATTGATGGTCTTAGCGAGTGGATGGACGGGGCactcaagttcaag CAAGAACATGGTATCGTGGATCCCAACGACTTAACCCGACCAAAAGGTATTGACCAGATCAACATGTTTGAGCTCATTCAGTACATCCAAGAGTCAAAGCTCGCCTTCAAGATCGAAAGTTACATATCCCATGTCGAGAGCGAGGATACAAACTCTaaaacaccaagatcaagtTCACCAGTTCTTCACACCCTAGTATCGTTCCTCATCGCCTTCACAAATCTCAGCTCCGAGGGTCGAATATTCTATCAAAAGATCAAGGGGCTAGCCCCTGATATACAACTTTCTTACTTGCTTTTATCGCCAACTTACGCATTCTCGTCTATAGCATCTAGTGCGAGAGCAGTTGTACTTGCGGGAGGTACAATGTCTCCGTTTGACGATTACAAGGACCACCTGTTCCCTTCACTGGAACCAGAAAAAATCACCACTTTGAGTTGTGGACATGTCATTCCGCCCGAGAACCTCTGTGTCTGGACGCTGGCCTCTTCAAGACCTGGGGCGCCACCCTTTGAGTTCAGCTTCCAGAAGCGAGGCGACACAGAAATGATAACGCAGCTGGGCCTTGCCATTCTGAACCTCTGCTCCTTAGTCCCAGATGGTGTCGTTATATTCTTTCCCAGCTATGGATATCTTGATGAAGTGGTAACTGTCTGGCAAAAGAGTCAAGGAAATGCACAGCCAACCTGGGATCGACTGGCATCACGAAAAGCGCTATTCAAAGAATCAAGAGGTGCATCAAGCGACGAAGTTCTCCAAGAATATTCCGACGCCATCCTCGGCGAGAAGAGCAACGGCAAAGgtgcccttcttctcagcgTTGTAGGTGGTAAGATGTCAGAAggcatcaacttctccgACCGTCTCGGTCGATGCGTCATAGTAATCGGATTACCCTACCCCAACATCGCATCACCAGACTGGAAAGCAAAAATCGAGTACATCGAGACAACAACACAGAACAATCTTACGGCGCAAGGCGTagcgaaagaagaagctatAAGTAAAGGCAAGCAGACAGCGAGAGACTTTTACGAAAACGCTTGTATGCGGGCAGTTAATCAGAGTATCGGCCGTGCAATCCGGCACCGGGGCGATTATGCGGCGATAGTTCTTGTGGATCGACGATATGGCACGGAGCGAATCCGGGGCAAACTACCGGGGTGGATAAGAGGGGGTTTAGTCAAGGACAGTCACGAGAAGGGCCTCGGAGGTCTGATGGGCGCTGTCGGAGGGTTCTTCCGAGGaaagaaaagcaaaagcCAGAATCAGTAA
- a CDS encoding chromosome transmission fidelity protein 1 — translation MIFWRRKSRTHSQLSQFITELRRPSFPPSLPTSLAKSEETKTEAVKLLPLSSRQRLCINPTVSRLGSVQAINDRCSELQQPKSGQKCPFVPKEDLLSQTHQFRDSALATLPDIEDLHQLGKSLSVCPYYASRTALPGAEIITLPYPLLLQKSARDALGVKLEGSVVIIDEAHNIMDAVANVHAAEIKLSDLRRGRAMLGVYVKKFGKKLKGVNRVNIGRVGRVIDGLSEWMDGALKFKQEHGIVDPNDLTRPKGIDQINMFELIQYIQESKLAFKIESYISHVESEDTNSKTPRSSSPVLHTLVSFLIAFTNLSSEGRIFYQKIKGLAPDIQLSYLLLSPTYAFSSIASSARAVVLAGGTMSPFDDYKDHLFPSLEPEKITTLSCGHVIPPENLCVWTLASSRPGAPPFEFSFQKRGDTEMITQLGLAILNLCSLVPDGVVIFFPSYGYLDEVVTVWQKSQGNAQPTWDRLASRKALFKESRGASSDEVLQEYSDAILGEKSNGKGALLLSVVGGKMSEGINFSDRLGRCVIVIGLPYPNIASPDWKAKIEYIETTTQNNLTAQGVAKEEAISKGKQTARDFYENACMRAVNQSIGRAIRHRGDYAAIVLVDRRYGTERIRGKLPGWIRGGLVKDSHEKGLGGLMGAVGGFFRGKKSKSQNQ, via the exons atgatcTTTTGGAGGAGGAAATCAAG AACACATTCTCAACTTTCGCAATTCATCACCGAACTTCGTCGCCCCTCATTTCCACCTTCACTGCCAACGTCACTCGCCAAGAGCGAAGAGACGAAGACAGAAGCAGTAAAGCTTCTACCATTATCATCTCGACAGAGATTATGCATCAATCCCACTGTCTCACGCCTTGGGTCCGTACAGGCCATCAACGACCGGTGCTCAGAACTCCAACAGCCAAAGTCAGGACAGAAATGTCCCTTCGTGCCCAAAGAAGATCTGCTCTCGCAGACACACCAATTCCGCGACTCGGCTTTGGCCACACTGCCGGATATTGAAGACCTTCATCAACTGGGCAAATCACTGTCTGTTTGTCCCTACTACGCATCGAGAACTGCTCTACCAGGCGCTGAGATCATCACACTTCCATATCCTCTGCTATTACAGAAGAGTGCCAGAGATGCTCTTGGCGTGAAGCTGGAAGGCAGTGTTGTCATTATTGATGAGGCGCATAATATCATGGATGCGGTGGCAAATGTGCACGCAGCTGAGATCAAGTTGAGTGACCTGCGAAGAGGACGAGCCATGTTGGGCGTTTACGTTAAGAAGTTTGGCAAGAAACTCAAAGGTGTCAATCGAGTCAATATTGGGAGAGTAGGAAGGGTCATTGATGGTCTTAGCGAGTGGATGGACGGGGCactcaagttcaag CAAGAACATGGTATCGTGGATCCCAACGACTTAACCCGACCAAAAGGTATTGACCAGATCAACATGTTTGAGCTCATTCAGTACATCCAAGAGTCAAAGCTCGCCTTCAAGATCGAAAGTTACATATCCCATGTCGAGAGCGAGGATACAAACTCTaaaacaccaagatcaagtTCACCAGTTCTTCACACCCTAGTATCGTTCCTCATCGCCTTCACAAATCTCAGCTCCGAGGGTCGAATATTCTATCAAAAGATCAAGGGGCTAGCCCCTGATATACAACTTTCTTACTTGCTTTTATCGCCAACTTACGCATTCTCGTCTATAGCATCTAGTGCGAGAGCAGTTGTACTTGCGGGAGGTACAATGTCTCCGTTTGACGATTACAAGGACCACCTGTTCCCTTCACTGGAACCAGAAAAAATCACCACTTTGAGTTGTGGACATGTCATTCCGCCCGAGAACCTCTGTGTCTGGACGCTGGCCTCTTCAAGACCTGGGGCGCCACCCTTTGAGTTCAGCTTCCAGAAGCGAGGCGACACAGAAATGATAACGCAGCTGGGCCTTGCCATTCTGAACCTCTGCTCCTTAGTCCCAGATGGTGTCGTTATATTCTTTCCCAGCTATGGATATCTTGATGAAGTGGTAACTGTCTGGCAAAAGAGTCAAGGAAATGCACAGCCAACCTGGGATCGACTGGCATCACGAAAAGCGCTATTCAAAGAATCAAGAGGTGCATCAAGCGACGAAGTTCTCCAAGAATATTCCGACGCCATCCTCGGCGAGAAGAGCAACGGCAAAGgtgcccttcttctcagcgTTGTAGGTGGTAAGATGTCAGAAggcatcaacttctccgACCGTCTCGGTCGATGCGTCATAGTAATCGGATTACCCTACCCCAACATCGCATCACCAGACTGGAAAGCAAAAATCGAGTACATCGAGACAACAACACAGAACAATCTTACGGCGCAAGGCGTagcgaaagaagaagctatAAGTAAAGGCAAGCAGACAGCGAGAGACTTTTACGAAAACGCTTGTATGCGGGCAGTTAATCAGAGTATCGGCCGTGCAATCCGGCACCGGGGCGATTATGCGGCGATAGTTCTTGTGGATCGACGATATGGCACGGAGCGAATCCGGGGCAAACTACCGGGGTGGATAAGAGGGGGTTTAGTCAAGGACAGTCACGAGAAGGGCCTCGGAGGTCTGATGGGCGCTGTCGGAGGGTTCTTCCGAGGaaagaaaagcaaaagcCAGAATCAGTAA